The sequence below is a genomic window from Salicibibacter cibarius.
AACATGCGATACATGACCATTATCGTTGATGGTGCATCCGATAATCGAACGAAAATGGCAGATAACGATATACAGATGATTGTTACAATGAGAAGTATATTGATCGTGCTTTGTTTCATAAAAACCTCCCGCTTTAAAAATTGATCTTTTTTAACACAATTGATATATTACATATCAAATGCACTTTTGTAAATAAGTCTGCTCATATTAGAAGGAGGCCGCTGATGTCTTTACAAGGTCAAAAAATTAATCGTGTGTCCATGCGTAACAATGCGTATGAAAGGATAAAGAATGCCATTATTTCAGGGGAATTAAAACCTGAAGAGAGGTTGAGAGACAAAGAACTCTCTGAACAATTGGGGATTAGTCGAACCCCTGTCAGAGAGGCAATGCTGAGGTTGGAAGATGAGGAATTCATCATAAGTAAACCGAATAGCTATACAATGGTTGCTCCTATAGATGTCATTGAAGTCAAAGAAATTTATAGCATTGTTATTGCATTGGAAACGCTCGCTTTAGAAGAAGCCATAAAAAATCCTCAGTTGCAAGATGTGGAAGACTTGATAAGTATAAATCAAGATTATAAAGCTGCAATAAAACAAGGTGACCCAAAACTTTGCTTGGAAAATGACAGGAAATTTCACGCTCATATTGTGAAAATGTCAGGAAATAACGAATTGGAAAAATTACTAACAAGTGTTAAGGAAAAAATATTAAGAGTAGAATCTTATTATTTTCATAATTCAGTGCCTAAAGATGAATCTTTGCAACAACACAACGTCATTATCGAATGTATTAAAAATAATGAACTTGAACAGGCAACGAACATGCTAAAAGAGAATTGGATGAATAGTTTAAGCAATATAATAAATTTCTGAAATCTGGATAAATAGTGCACAAAAATTTTAAAATGATTCGCTGCAATCGGATTAAGATCTAAGGGAATTACAGTTAAGACCGTTCATCCCAGTATTATTCAAACAGAAATGGCATAGCGCTTATTCAGGTCTTTTTTTGAATACAACGTTGAAAGTATCGATGTAAAGACATTTTTTCCGGTAAGGAAGTTGGTTATATCCGTCGTCTCTTCCGTTCCCTGCGACGTTCGTTAGGCAAAAAGAAGGATCAGAGCCAAACGGGCTATGTACAGGGATGTATATAGCCCATTTTTTGTTTGCGTGTGAGATTAATGTTTATGATAAACTAAGAGTTGGGCTTCCATTTATAATTATAAAGAAAATTAGAAGGAGGAGGCTGTCAGATGAACAAGCTACAAGGAAAAACAGCGATCGTTACCGGTGCCAGCACCGGAATTGGGGCTACTATTGCTAAGGAATTAGCACTGGAAGGAGCAAACGTCGCTCTGGCTGCCCGTCGATTGGACAAATTAAACGAAGTAAAAAGTGAAATTACAGACATAACGAATGGCGAAGTGAAGGTCATGTCTGTCCAGGTAGACATGTCAAATAGAGAAGACGTTAATCAACTCGCTGAAAAGGCACAAGCCGAATTAGGCGATGTGGATATTTTTGTCAATAACGCTGGACAAATGCTAGCAGGAACCGTCCGATCCGGCAAGGTGGAAGAATGGGATAAAATGGTTGATGTTAATATAAAAGGCGTGCTTTACGGCATTGACGCTGTATTGCCGTCGATGCTGAGCCGGTCAACGGGCCATCTTATCAATGTTGCGTCAGTTTCCGGGCTTGAGGTAACGAAAACCAGTACCGTTTATAGCGCTACAAAGCACGCGGTACGAGCCATTTCCATGGGATTGGAAAAGGAACTGGCCAGAACAGGCGTAAGGATGACGAATATCTCGCCCGGGATGGTAGATACAGACTTGGTTGGTAACGGTGCCTGGAATGATCGAAAGATGCTTGAAACAAAGGATATTGCAAAAGCTGTTGTCTATGCCGTCACCCAGCCTGATTATGTGAATGTCAATGAAGTTACCGTCCGTCCGGTTTAACCGGAAGGGATGTCCAGGAAGTAAGTGATGACTGCTTTCTGGA
It includes:
- a CDS encoding GntR family transcriptional regulator codes for the protein MSLQGQKINRVSMRNNAYERIKNAIISGELKPEERLRDKELSEQLGISRTPVREAMLRLEDEEFIISKPNSYTMVAPIDVIEVKEIYSIVIALETLALEEAIKNPQLQDVEDLISINQDYKAAIKQGDPKLCLENDRKFHAHIVKMSGNNELEKLLTSVKEKILRVESYYFHNSVPKDESLQQHNVIIECIKNNELEQATNMLKENWMNSLSNIINF
- a CDS encoding SDR family oxidoreductase is translated as MNKLQGKTAIVTGASTGIGATIAKELALEGANVALAARRLDKLNEVKSEITDITNGEVKVMSVQVDMSNREDVNQLAEKAQAELGDVDIFVNNAGQMLAGTVRSGKVEEWDKMVDVNIKGVLYGIDAVLPSMLSRSTGHLINVASVSGLEVTKTSTVYSATKHAVRAISMGLEKELARTGVRMTNISPGMVDTDLVGNGAWNDRKMLETKDIAKAVVYAVTQPDYVNVNEVTVRPV